Part of the Quercus robur chromosome 5, dhQueRobu3.1, whole genome shotgun sequence genome, TTCctgtcaaattttattttatttataaagtcCTGTCAAATTATTTAGcctttaaattattttctagcTTAGTGATTATAGCTGGTGCTGGCTTTATGTATAATAAAGTATACtttatagattataaaattggcGAATTGCAAACACGTCACAAGCTGGTATTATTTGGATGATTTTTGTATTGCAAGGGAAGGCCCTAACCTTTTGTCTTTTTTAGCCATGTTGGTATAAGAGTATCATGCTTAGTCCCATAAGCAAAATAGGAGAAGTATACTACATTTGTCTCTCTGGcatataacatttattattattagaaaaaaaaaatgctcctTGCCTCCTGAGATGTGTTGGTAACTCATATTATCTTCCCCTTTCAGATTTTGATACACTAATGTTGTGTTTTTCCAAGTCTTAATGAATTTTTTGACGGTTTTGTTTACAGGTTGTACTTGAGTTAGAATCTCCATATGCTGAGCTTGTGATAGACTCAGTTGATCAGCCAGACTTCACATGCACATCAAGTAAATCGAACTTGCATCGGCTGGAACAAACCACGTACACCATTTAATACAGATTACTTTGGTCCTTTTGCTTGAAAACATGGAAAGGTGTAGCTTTTGATCTTAAATTTGGTCCTCTAGACCTCTCGAAGATCTCTTCCATGCGTGGTTGTCTATAGCAGAGAAGAATGTACCATTTCTTGTAATACCCCTTAAACGAAAGGCAAAGCAAAAAATATACTGTGTATTTTTGTGTATAACTTGACTGTACAATGATTAAGATTTGTATTGTATATCCATTACAATTAGTATTGAATACACAATCATGAGCAcgcattaattaaaaataagtattTAACTAATAATAGTGCAATGCATcaataaaattagtaaaaatgaatattactataaagttttctttaaaaaagaaaacactaaTAAGGGgcaaaatcaatcaaattagttttttcataaataaaataattctctTTTAATGTGGAGCTACTTTAAATACAGTGTGCATTGGATCGCTactaaataattacaatatgagAGCAACTcgataaaattagaaaaatattactataaagGATAAAAATAAACCATATTATCCCCATGGTCTGGAAAACAACACTAACAAAATTAATAGGTCATTATGAAGTATGAACAATTGTTATAAACTTGAACAACATTTGCACTCTTCATTCAATGTAAATCAAACATTGTCTATGCTTGAACAACATTTGCACCATTCATTCAATGTAAATCAAACAATGtctattcattttatttcaaatgGTTCGTACATCAGCTTCCAGTCAATcttacaattcaaaattttcatatatagcCAAGTTGTTGAATGTAAATCCACAATGTCATCTCTTTTATTTCATACGGTTTATACATGGTCTTACATCAAGTTTACAATTCAAAAACTTCAAATATAGCCAACTTATATTCCACACACTCAATGGAACGTGGCTCTACTACATAATTACTAGCTAACCACAACTACAAAAGGTTATTTTGAAGGCTGCTTAGACTCATCCTTTTGTTCCTTCTTCGTTGACACAGCTGCAGTTGCTGCTGCTGTCATGGCGGCAGCTGCTGCACCTATCTTTACACCACCTGCAGCCTTCATTGCACCAGCTATTTTTGCAAATGCTGCTAGTCCTCCTACGAGTATAGCCCTCAGGGCAACTGTCGGTTTTACTTCCATATGTACTACCTGCAATTGCCAACACCATTAAATTTGGATGGTTGTACCTACCATAATGAACTACGGATAAATGTTAGGCGAACCATAAAACAGACaagatactttttatttttctttttggtctgAAAGAAGTTTTTAATGGAAGTTTTTTTAATCGAAAAATTACTTTAGACTACATAGCTAGTAATAGAAGCACTTCCTCCcccaagaaaaaagaagagaaatatgtCATCAACTACATAATCTAGGATGTCATGATCACCCTAGAATTTGAGTTGGGAACAGGGCTGGTTCCTAGGTCTTATTCTAGACCGAAAAAAGACATAACAAATCTCAAGATCTATGTTAGACCTGATTTTCATCCTAGAATATGTCAAAGTTGTCAAAACAGGTGTGTCCAAGGTTTACAAGAGGTTCAAATTAAAGATAAgaatattaaaattgattttacCTTTCTTTTACCTGTCTTCTAATATTGATGAATCAAAGTATAAGATATTATCTCCAACAAAACTGATGCAGGGAACATGGTCACAATTAATACTGGTGGATTGTATTTggttaggattttatttttgaatttattgtaattgattgcattatttttatttctatttgttgTAACCTTGGAAGCTGTTACTTAAACGCTCCTGAAAAACACTGGCACATTGAATGggataaataatatttgaattgaTAATCATCCTACCTTGGTGGTTATTCCAAGCAACTATAGGTTCACCTAGGGCTTAAGAAAGGTTCTAAGGGTTGAAGTCTAGGGTTTTTCTTGCTcttcttgttaattttatacATGTGTTCCCTTTGCAAACCTTAGTACATTCTGTTTTCTGCAGGAAACCACGCAGGTCATAGAGCTATTAAATAGTGAATTTCTAATAGGCTTGGCCTCCAACTCCACTTCAATTCCCCTTTTACATGTAACCAAATCAGCCTATATGGCATATTCCCACCAATTTGTTGTGTTATAGAAATTATTCTGCATGTTTTGGTAGATACAAAACTGATTTAAGGTATTCAACCAACAACTTAATCTTGGAGTTCCATATCAAATCCAACACACTTTTCCATGCAACCAAATTCAGCCTTGTGGGCAACAGTGTCAAAATATATGATATTCAAAAATGACTGCAGACAACCATTCCACACCACCACCCACACTGTTATAAAGTCTCCATAATTGGGTATCCTGAAAAACCACAAACTATACTAGCTAAATCTGATGGCATCTCAACAGCATTTATTTTCTtgagataaaaatatatatatatatatatatttcttttcagAAGACTATTGTTTTTTCAAGGCATTCCTGCATCATAATTACAATTGAAGAATAACTTCATATCTGGCAAATCACATCTACTCATGGTAATCAGCTGGGAGTGGTGCACTCAAGAACCTAATGACATAGGATAATCATCACCAACAAAGACTACCAAGAAATAGCATAGAAGGAAAGGACCAAAGGCTTTGCAAAACTTGGCTCTTCCAGAAAAGGTCTATGTTTTCCAAGTTATCCAACAAGATTCACTCCCCTTCCACCTTGGTCTTTAAAAGTGATGTGGGCCTGATCAATATATTTGGTGTTGACTGTTAAGGACGGATTGACTACATTAATCTCACATGTCTCCTAGTTCACTGTTTCAATGGATTGCAGCACCTTGGCGTGCTTGCAACAGCAACATTGTTTTCGCTTCACCAATCTCAGCAGCCCCTTGATATCAACAAAGTGTTTCAATACTAATAGATTATACCCACAAGCATAACATGATATGTTCAGAAAGAACAACACCCTTCTCggtagaattttaaaaaaatgctgATTAATGACATACTAATCGTGACAATACTAAGTTTGTTAAGAGAGCAACTACTGGAACACACCTTGCCCtgccctctctatttttcttccaGAAAACAGAATAATCTAAGATACAGCATtctggaagaaaaaaaaaattctgattcTTGCTTAAGAAGAAGCAGGAAAAAGTACTTTGTACTAACCAAGCATCACCTAAGTTTCCAGCCACCGATTTTGATTATTCAAACTGCATACAAATTATAAGAGACCCTACAAAAGGGCCAAAAATGAGGAAGAATACAAGCACATAAATTTGATCTGATATATGTTTTAAAACGAGTAACTCATGGGAAATAGCAACATTTACATTACATAGAACATAAGCATAGGCACTCAGACTCGCTGACACTACAAGAGGACATGCATAGCTCTGCTATTTGCTCACATCTATGGAATCAAGCCTGGAAAAAGTAGCCAGCAGAGACAACATTGACAAAAAAAATCGACTTTCTGTTCTTCCACATGACATTGATTtccccaaaaataaaacacattccTATATTCTTATTAGATTCTTTCTtgactacaaaattagttggtttccacaaaATCAAGCAAATTGAACAAAACCCAGATGATATTTCCATTCATATATCAAGTTTCATTCATCAAGAATCAAAATTTAGCACCAAAATCACAACCCAAATACCACATACAAGAAAATGTAAAGAGTTTTAGGGAGTGAAAAACCAACCTAAAGAACTGGATCCTCTTTGATACAAAAGTTGAAGTTTTTAGAGAGAGCTGTACTGATTTCAAAGATTGTACGGTGTTTTCCTCGTACCACGGAGCAGGTGTGATTGTTCAAGCACTCTAGCTTCTCATGGTCGCGCGAGGTTTGCAATAAATATTGATGGTGTAGCAAGCTAAACGACGACGTTGAATCAGGGACGCCACATTTTAAAGGGTTTAAAAAACGAGgagaatatgatttttttttaataataataataaataataaataaaaacttttagaGAAAACTAAATTGTAAAAagattttggttattttattttttcaaataaattttaaatttttatttttttggtagaaaaaaaaattaagtatgcTTGGTGCTAAAGTATTAACACTATATTTAAGAGTTTATAAAAGAGTGGAATAGTAATAAATTTACTAGATTAGAAATGAATGGAAATGAATTatgtatttattgttttattgttttgattttgaaaggaaaagaatggaatagaAACTAACATTGTTGGAGA contains:
- the LOC126725103 gene encoding uncharacterized protein LOC126725103 gives rise to the protein MEVKPTVALRAILVGGLAAFAKIAGAMKAAGGVKIGAAAAAMTAAATAAVSTKKEQKDESKQPSK